CAGGAAGCGGGCTGGGACTTCCGATTGATCGGCTCCAAGCGTCCCCCTTTCCCGACTATCGGATCCCCGGGGTGTTCCTCTTCGCCGTGAACGGCCTGGGCAGCCTTGTGGGCGCCGGTCTCTCATTCGCCCGCCACCGCTACGCAGGAGAGGCCGCAGCCACATTAGGCTCGATCTTGATGGCCTGGATCGCGATCCAGGTCGCCATCATCGGCTCTCTGCACTGGCTGCACGTCCTCTACTTCGCCCTCGGATTCGTCGAACTGGCGTTGGGCCTAGTCATTCGCCGCTCCCGGGACTCCCTAGGCCGACGACCCACATAGTTCGAATCAGCAGGCCACCTGGGGCGCGACTGGCCCTCTTGGGTCGGCGACGCACAGTACCCGCTGAGGCCAGCTTGCCGCGAGCAAGCCTGCCGGTCGGCCGCGGTTTGCCTCGAAGTCCCCTCAACCCGCTGCGCCCCACGCGAGAGCCAGTGCGCCGCAGCTCATCGGCCCACCGCCATCAACCGGATAGCCTGCAGGCTCCGTCAGGTGTGCTAGAGTAGGCTTGAGGTGGCCAGCGCCTCATCCGGCCGGGTGCCATCGAGGCGTGGCCCGCTCGCGGTTGCCGGCGGCCGATCCCCCGGCTGGACATGACCGCCCTCATTCGGCCTGACGCTCCGACCCCGAACGAGGCGACCGATGGATCAGACCAGGTTGTTGCTTGTCAGTCCGACCTCTCCCTCCAGGCGGGCCGAATCCAGCTACCGGCCTCGCGCGCCACGCGTCTTTCGCTTCTCCATGCTCTCCAGCCTGTCGGTGGCGGCTGCCATGCCACCCGAGGTTGCGGTTCGGATCATCGACGAGGACGTTGAGCCGATCGAGTTCGATGCTCAGGCGGATCTCGTCGGAATCTCCTGCATGACCTACAACGCTCCGCGCGCCTACGAAATCGCCGACCGCTTTCGAGCGCTGCGCAAGCCGGTGGTCCTGGGTGGGTATCACCCCACACTCCTCCCCCAAGAGGCGATCGAGCATGCGGACAGCGTATGCATCGGAGATGCAGAGCCTGTGGCCCGGCAGATCATCCAGGACTTGGCGGGTGGCGGACTCAAGCCCTACTACACGGCTCAGCCTTGCTCCCTGGCAGGGCTGCCACGCCCGCGTCGCGACCTGATCCGGCGGCGAGATTACGTTCCCCTCGACGCCGTGCAAGCGACCCGCGGCTGCGACCGCAGCTGCGCATTCTGCTCCGTTGCCGCGTTTCACCGCTCCCACTTCCGCGCCCGCCCGGTGGCTGAGGTGATCGATGAGATGGCCGGTCTCGGGCGGAATATCCTCTTGCTGGATGACAGCTTGACCTGCTCTAGGGAATACGCGGCGGAGCTCTTTGCAGCGATGATCCCCCTGAAGAAGCGTTGGTTCAGCCAGAGCAGTGTCTCCTTGGCCTTCGATCCCGAGCTGCTGGGGCTGGCTGCGCGCAGCGGCTGCAAAGGCCTCTTCATTGGGTTCGAGTCGCTGTCGGAGCGCTCCCTCCGCTCGTGGAACAAGCGCGTGAACCTGCAGCGTGACTACCTGCAGGCGGTGCGCAACCTGCATGCCCAGGGGATTGCCGTCTTTGCCGGCTTTGTCTTCGGTGGCGACGACGAGCGACCCGACATCTTCCCTCGGACCCTCGCCTTTCTGCTCGAGGCCAACGTCGAGAGCTTGCAGGCGACCCGCCTGACACCCTTTCCCGGCACCCCATTGTTCCGGGAATTCGAGCGCCGCGGGCGGATCCTCGACCACGACTGGAGCCACTACGATTTCGGAACGGTGGTGTACGAGCCACAGCACATGAGCCGCCGCACCCTCAACGAGGGTGTTGCCTGGGTTCAGCGCCAGTTCTTCTCTCGGCATGCCATCCTGCGCCGTGTCGCGCACGACCTGCGCCTGCTCGGGCCCGAGGCGACCCTCAGGGCTGTGCTCCCCCTGAACATCGGCTACCGCGCCAAGATGCATGCGGAAGGCAACTTCGCCAGGGCGGCACTTCACGACGCGTATCTCGCGGACGAGTTCGCTCGGAGCGCAATCGAGCCGGCGGGCGATTCGCGCGGATTGGGTCGCCGCTCACCATAGGCACGGCGCGACAAGCCACCGCCTCGCGGCAGGCGCCCGCGAGGCGGTGTACATGCAGTGCCCGCTCGAGGAGTGGGCAGTGGATTCGTCGAGGGTCCCCTAGCGCGTCATCGCCTTCCAGCGATCGGCGGTGGACTGCTGCCGCTTGACCTCACGCAGCAGCGCCTTGGCTGAGGGCCGCGCCCAGTCCGGTGTCGGCACGTCGTAGTCAAAGCCCGGCAGACGCAGACGCTCGATCTTCTCGCCGAGCAGGTACTCGATGCGGGCAATCAGCGGCTCGTCGTCAGGCGTCACAAGCGTCCAGGCCACGCCCTCCGCTTCGACCCTCGCCGTCCTGCCGATGCGGTGGACGTAGTCCTCCGGCTCCTCCGGGACGTCGTAGTTGATGACGTGGGAGATGCCATCGATGTCCAGCCCGCGGGCGGCGACATTGGTTGCCACCAAGACCCGCGCCCGGCCGGCGCGGAAGGCCTCCAGTGCCCGCAGGCGGTCGCGCTGGTTGTAGTCGCCGTGCAGGGCGGTTACCGACATCCCGATCTCGCTCAGTTGGCGCAGCAGAATGTCCGCATCCTGGCGGGTGCGAGTGAAGACCAGCGCGCTGGTTACGCTCTGGCGTGAGAGCATCTCGCACAGCAGCGGCCGTTTAAGATGTTTCGGCACCGGGTAGAGCTCCTGGCGCAAGGCCGCCGGCGGGCGCGCGGTGGCGACTTCGATGCGCACCGGGCTACGCATGTAGCGGTGGCCGAGGCCGACGACCGTCGCCGGCATCGTCGCCGAGAACAGCATCGTCTGTCGCTCGGCCGGTAGACGGCGGATGATGTCATCGATGTCCGGCAGGAAGCCCATGTCCAGCATGCGATCGGCCTCATCCAGGACGAGGAACCCCACATCGCGCAGCTGCAGGTTGCGGCGCTGGATGTGGTCCAGCAGGCGGCCCGGCGTGGCGACGATGATGTCGGCGCCGCGCCTCAGCTGATCGGTCTGCTGCTTGATGGGCGCTCCGCCATAGACAACGACGACCCGCAGGCGAGTGTTGCGGGCGAGCTCCGTGGCGTCGCCGGCGATCTGTAGCGCCAACTCGCGAGTCGGGGCCAGGATCAGCATGCGCGGATTCTGAACGGCCGGCGCTTGCAGCAGCTGCTGCATCGCCGGCAGCAAGAACGCCAGCGTCTTGCCGGTTCCGGTCTGGGCCGTGCCCAGGATATCCTTGCCCTCCAGCGCCGGGGGAATGGCCTGGGATTGAATGGGCGTCGGCTCCTCGAAACCGAGGTCGGCGAGACCTCGCTCGAGCGAGTCATGCAGTGCGAAATCTGAGAAACTCATACGGTCAATCGTTTACCTTCGTCTCTAGGGACGGCTACAACAGAAACACCGCTCCAAACCGGGAGCGGTGCGCGTGCCGATCCAAGTATCGTAGGGCGAAGTCTACCCCAGATGCGCCAGGCTGTCAAACCAGGCCTTGCCCATCCTGACACCGTCTTTCCGCGCATGTCGCCAGCTCCCGCGCTCACGAACGAACCGGGGGCACGCGGGCGGCCAGGCACAGGCCGACGCCGGGTAGATCCGATGGATGCGTGCGCCGCGCAACGAGGGTAGAATTCTTCAAGGAGGTCGGCCATCATGAACCGGAAGAACACCGGCACAGCTTCCCGGGCTGCCCGTCCCCTCTCCCGCCGGCAGTTCCTGCATGTCCTCGGGCCGGCAGCCGCAGCCGCCGGCGGTTCTGTGGCCTGCGGACGCCTTGGTCTCTGGCTGCCCCCGGCCACCTCGACCGTCCCCCTTCCGACCGAGGAGCCTACGATGCCTGCCGCCTCGACCGTTCCAAGTGCAACTCCCGCCCCCACAACCCAGCCGGCGTCCCTCACCGGGGTGGTTGCGCTGGTCGCCACGGACGACCGGGCGGCGGGCGTGCGCCGCGCTCTGGACATACTCGGGGTCAATCCGGTCCAGGGCAGGCGCGTGTTCTTCAAGCCCAACTTCAACTCAGCCGATCCTGCGCCGGGATCCACCCATCCTGAGGTCCTGCGCGCCATGGCGACCTGGATGCAGGCTGCCGGCGCTGACTCGATCACCCTCGGCGACCGGAGTGGGATGGGCGACACCCGGCGCGTCATGAAGGAGATCGGCGTCTTCGACCTGGCTTCCGAGCTTGGCCTCGAGACCGTCGTCTTCGATGACCTAGGCGCCGAGGGCTGGATCTCGCAGCCCTCCGCTGCCACCCACTGGTCCCGGGGGTTCGCCCTTGCTCGGCCTGCCGTCGAGGCCGAGGCGCTGGTGATGGCCTGCTGCCTGAAGACCCACCGTTACGGCGGGCAGTTCACCCTGTCGCTCAAGAATGCAGTCGGCCTTGCGGCCAAAACGGTGCCAGGCGAGGGGTATGACTACATGCAGGAGCTGCACTCGTCCCCCGATCAAAGGCCGATGATCGCCGAGATCAACGCCGCCTTCGCTCCGGCGCTCGTGGTCATCGACGGGGTTGAGGCCTTCGTCACCGGCGGGCCGGACTCCGGCCGGCGGGTCCAGACCCGGGTGATCCTGGCCGGCAGCGACCGGGTGGCGCTGGACGCGGCAGGCGTCGCCCTCCTGAGGATGCACGGCACCACCCCGGAGGTCAGCGCCGGCCCGGTGTTCGGTCAGGCCCAGATCGCCCGGGCCGTTGAGCTCGGCCTCGGCGTGAACAGCCCCGACGGTATTCAGTTCGTTACGGACGATCCGGAGAGCGCCGCTTACGCGGCTTCGCTCGAGCCAATTCTGCAGGCGGCATAGAGGCCAATCTCTGTCCGCGCCAGCCAGGCACGCCGAGTGACCGTTGGGCTTTGGGCGAGGCAACCCGACGAACCGCCAAGCGCCCGGACAGACGACCGGTTCGCCGCGATCCAGATCGCGGCTCAACCAGGAGACAGACACCGACGATGCGCAGACCCATCCTAGCCGGCAACTGGAAGATGAATCTCGGGCGTCCGCAGGAAGCGCTGGAATTCGTGCGAGCGATCCGGCACCCGCTTAACCAGATCGAGCACGTGGATCGAGTCATTTGCCCCCCCTTCACGGCACTTCATGCCGTCGCCGATGCGCTGGCGGGCACCGCAATCGGCCTGGGCGCACAGAACATGCACTGGCAGGTCAACGGCGCCCAGACAGGCGAGATCTCCCCGCCCATGCTGCAGGAGATCTGCCAGTACGTGATTGTCGGCCATTCGGAACGTCGGGCGACGGGCAGCAGCCTGGAGACGAACGCCTCCACCAACCACAAGCTGCGGGGTGCGCTCGAGCATGGACTAACCCCGATCGTGTGCGTGGGCGAGAACCTGGATCAGAAGCAGCGCGGAGAAACGGATTCCTTCGTGCAGTCACAAGTCCTGGAGGCATTGGACGGGTTGTCGGCAGAGCAGGTCGTGCGCTGCGTTATCGCCTACGAACCGATCTGGGCGATCGGGACCGGCATGGCGGCGACTCCGGTCGACGCCAATCGCCTGATCGCCCTGTCGATCCGCGGCCCGATCTCCGCCGCGTTCGGCGAGGCCACAGCTCAGCTGATCCGGGTGCAGTACGGCGGCAGTGTCACCCCCGACAACATTGTCGAATTCATGGCCATGCCGGAGATCGATGGCGCCCTGGTGGGCGGCGCCAGCTTGAAGCCGGACTTCGTCGACCTGGTGCGCCGGGCCGCCGGAACTCCTAAGTAAGCGATGGCGCCAGGCAGTCCCAAGCCGGCCGGGCGCCCAGAGACCCGAAGGGGACCTTCGGCGACGAGCGACAGCCTTGGTAAGCAACAGGCTCCTTCCGGCGAATTGCTCCGGCAGCAACCGGGGATACTTGCGCCTGGGTGCGGCTGAAACGGACGCCGTTAGAGCTTGAGCGCCACCTGGTCGACGATGCCGACAATCACTGCCCGGATCGCGCCGGGGTCGAGCCCAAGGATCTGGCGGGCACCGTTGCCCTCGTCGATCACCAGCACCGTGTCCCCCGGCCCGGCCTGCACCACGTCTACGGCGATGTCGTAGGCGCCGGTCTCGCCTCCCCCCAGGTCGAGCTGATCGACCAGCAGCAGCTTGCGGCCCTCGAGGTGGGAGATCTTGATCGTCGAGACCACGGTGCCGACCACTTTGCCGATGTACATCCTCAATCCTCTTCCGCCGAGGCGACCAGCCAAACGGCGGTCGGCTGCGACCGGCGCGGACCTCGCTCAAATTCGACCTCATCCACAATCCCGGTGATCGCCAGGTCAACAGGGACGAAGACCTCGGGCATGGCCTGGGCCGCCTCGCGGCTGCCAACGACGAACACCAGCTCGCCCGGCCCGGCCTGACCCGTGGCGTCGGCCGCGATCTGAGGGCTCCCTTCGGGATGAAGGTCCTCGTTCAACAGCTGGACGACCAGGAACTTCACCCCCTCCAGGCCCTCAACCTTCCGGGTGGCGACCACGGTCCCCAGCACCCGCCCGAACTTCATGCCTGTCCCCTCAGCCGCGTCCCAAACCAGGTCGAGGCGCCGACGTTCTCCCACATCCCCGGGTGAAGCTGCGGAATGACGACCTGACGGACGAGCAGGTCCGGGCGCTCGAGGACGGACGTCCCGAGACGAACGGCCGCCTCGACATCGGCCACGAAGCCGGAGAACAGGACGATCCCCTTCCCGCCCAGGCCATCGGCCAGCCGGACCTCGACCAGCGAGACCTGCGCCCCCTTGATACCGGCGTCGGCTGCGTGAATCGCAGCCGCCACGGTCGAGGTCTCGACGATGCCCAGAGCATCGGTCTCGGCCGGGGACCGCGCCCCGCCGATCCGTTCGACCACCTCCGGGTGCACCTGAGGCAAGAGAACGAAGTCGAGCACGTCGGCCCCGCCCGCTTCCCGTCCGGCAGCCAGGGACTCCTCGACGTCGGCCACTTGCCCGCCAATCAACACCAGGTACTTGCCGTTGTGTACGGTCCCGGCCCGGATCGTGTCGATCGGCGCCCGCTTGACCATGGCGTCCGCCGCCTGCATCCCGACGGCGATGCTGGCGAACTCCACCAGGGCTAGAGCAGGCTGGATCACCAGCCCGTCGGGTTCGTTCCCAGAGGCAGCCCTCGCGGGTTCTGTCATTGATCGGGGGTCCTTCGCATCCGCCAGCGTCATTGCATCACACGATCCGGAAGGCGTCCTTCAACGTGCAGCGGCGGAGGCGGCTGAAGCTGATCGGGTTGGTGATCCCCTCGCCGGTTGGGCTGGCGATGGTGAAGGAGCAGAAGCCTTCGCCTCCTTCCCCCAGCCCAGCCAGCGCCGGGCCATTCTTGACGAAGATGCTGCAGTCCATCACCCGCGCCATCCGGCTGAGGTTGTCGAGGTTCTTGGAGTACATCACCGCCGTGTGGCGGAATCCGTGCTCGACGACCTTGGCTAGGTCAATGCCTTCGTCGGCGCTGCGCACGCGCACCATGGGCATGATCGGCATCATCTGCTCGGAGACAACCAGCGGGTGATCGCCCTCGACGTCGACCAGGATCAGACGGATCTCATCCCCGACCTCCACACCGATCTGCCGGAGCAGGACGCCGGCGTTCTTGCCGATGAACTCCTTGTTCATCAACCCCGGGGTGCCGGCCGGGGGCAGCTCAGTGAAGATGACTTTCATCAGCCGCTCGAGCTGCGAAGCGTCGATCTCGAATCCTCCGTGGGCGCAGATCGACCGCTTGAGCCCGTCGGCAATGGAAGCCACGGCGAAGGTCTCTTTCTCATCGATGCACACGATATTGTTGTCGAACGCGGCCCCGCGCACGATGCCCCGCCCCGCCTGGTCGATGTCCGCCGTCTCGTCGACCACTACCGGCGGATTGCCCGGGCCGGCACAGATGGCGCGTTTGCCGCTGTGCATCGCTTCGTGCACCACCGCCTCCCCGCCCGTGACGGTCAGCAGGTTGACCAGCGGGTGGCGCATGATCTCCTGGGCGGTGGCGATCGTCGGCTCGGCGACCCCGCATACCAGGTTGGCCGGGCCACCGGCTTCCTGGATGGCTTCGTTCATGAGCTGCACAGCCAGATTGGAGCAGGCGCGGGCGCCGGGATGGGCGTTGAAGACGACGGCGTTCCCGGCGGCGACCATGCCGATGGCGTTGCACAGCACGCTGGACGTCGGGTTGGTGCTGGGGATGATCGCCCCGATCACGCCGTAGGGGGCGTACTCGACCAGAGTCAGCCCATCATCGCCGGTCCACGACCGCGGCGCCAGGATCTCCGTCCCGGGAACCTTGTTAGCATTGAGCAGGTTCTTCTGGATCTTGTCCTCATACCGCCCCATGCCGGTTTCCTGCCAGGCCTGCTGCGCCATTAGCTGGGCGTTCTCGCGGGCCGTCCTGCGCATGAGGCCGATCATTTGCTCTCGGATAGCGAGTGGCAGGCTGCGCAGCTGCTCATACGCCTGGCGCGCTGCCCGGACTGCGCTGTCGGCGTCCGGGAACAGGTTGCTGGCATGACGGAGCGCAGGGGCAGGCGCAGGCGGGCGCCGCGTGTCCACAACCGGAGAGGGCGCGTGCGGCCCGCTTTCGGCCCGCCCCAGCTCCGCCATCACATTCTGAATGATGGCCTCGATGCGGGCGTCGTCCAGCATCAGCCGACCTCTGCCTTGTTGTAGGTCACGGCGCCATCGACCTCCAGCGTGTCGACGATGGCCATGATCACCCCATCACAGGGCCGCTTATCGGTGACGGTCGTCATGCGCGCCGACGAGCCGGTGGCGTACAGCACCACCTCGCCCAGCCCAGCGCCGACGGCATCCGCTGCCACGCGGTAGCCGGTGAGCTCCTTGCCATCGATGTCCAGCTGGCGCAGCACGAGGAACTTCAAGCCCTCCAGGCTGGGTTCCTTGCGCGTGGCGACCAGCGTGCCCACGACTTTG
This sequence is a window from Anaerolineales bacterium. Protein-coding genes within it:
- a CDS encoding BMC domain-containing protein encodes the protein MTEPARAASGNEPDGLVIQPALALVEFASIAVGMQAADAMVKRAPIDTIRAGTVHNGKYLVLIGGQVADVEESLAAGREAGGADVLDFVLLPQVHPEVVERIGGARSPAETDALGIVETSTVAAAIHAADAGIKGAQVSLVEVRLADGLGGKGIVLFSGFVADVEAAVRLGTSVLERPDLLVRQVVIPQLHPGMWENVGASTWFGTRLRGQA
- a CDS encoding EutN/CcmL family microcompartment protein; the encoded protein is MLLGKVVGTLVATRKEPSLEGLKFLVLRQLDIDGKELTGYRVAADAVGAGLGEVVLYATGSSARMTTVTDKRPCDGVIMAIVDTLEVDGAVTYNKAEVG
- a CDS encoding DEAD/DEAH box helicase; its protein translation is MSFSDFALHDSLERGLADLGFEEPTPIQSQAIPPALEGKDILGTAQTGTGKTLAFLLPAMQQLLQAPAVQNPRMLILAPTRELALQIAGDATELARNTRLRVVVVYGGAPIKQQTDQLRRGADIIVATPGRLLDHIQRRNLQLRDVGFLVLDEADRMLDMGFLPDIDDIIRRLPAERQTMLFSATMPATVVGLGHRYMRSPVRIEVATARPPAALRQELYPVPKHLKRPLLCEMLSRQSVTSALVFTRTRQDADILLRQLSEIGMSVTALHGDYNQRDRLRALEAFRAGRARVLVATNVAARGLDIDGISHVINYDVPEEPEDYVHRIGRTARVEAEGVAWTLVTPDDEPLIARIEYLLGEKIERLRLPGFDYDVPTPDWARPSAKALLREVKRQQSTADRWKAMTR
- a CDS encoding EutN/CcmL family microcompartment protein — protein: MKFGRVLGTVVATRKVEGLEGVKFLVVQLLNEDLHPEGSPQIAADATGQAGPGELVFVVGSREAAQAMPEVFVPVDLAITGIVDEVEFERGPRRSQPTAVWLVASAEED
- a CDS encoding EutN/CcmL family microcompartment protein — protein: MYIGKVVGTVVSTIKISHLEGRKLLLVDQLDLGGGETGAYDIAVDVVQAGPGDTVLVIDEGNGARQILGLDPGAIRAVIVGIVDQVALKL
- a CDS encoding B12-binding domain-containing radical SAM protein, which encodes MDQTRLLLVSPTSPSRRAESSYRPRAPRVFRFSMLSSLSVAAAMPPEVAVRIIDEDVEPIEFDAQADLVGISCMTYNAPRAYEIADRFRALRKPVVLGGYHPTLLPQEAIEHADSVCIGDAEPVARQIIQDLAGGGLKPYYTAQPCSLAGLPRPRRDLIRRRDYVPLDAVQATRGCDRSCAFCSVAAFHRSHFRARPVAEVIDEMAGLGRNILLLDDSLTCSREYAAELFAAMIPLKKRWFSQSSVSLAFDPELLGLAARSGCKGLFIGFESLSERSLRSWNKRVNLQRDYLQAVRNLHAQGIAVFAGFVFGGDDERPDIFPRTLAFLLEANVESLQATRLTPFPGTPLFREFERRGRILDHDWSHYDFGTVVYEPQHMSRRTLNEGVAWVQRQFFSRHAILRRVAHDLRLLGPEATLRAVLPLNIGYRAKMHAEGNFARAALHDAYLADEFARSAIEPAGDSRGLGRRSP
- the tpiA gene encoding triose-phosphate isomerase, whose amino-acid sequence is MRRPILAGNWKMNLGRPQEALEFVRAIRHPLNQIEHVDRVICPPFTALHAVADALAGTAIGLGAQNMHWQVNGAQTGEISPPMLQEICQYVIVGHSERRATGSSLETNASTNHKLRGALEHGLTPIVCVGENLDQKQRGETDSFVQSQVLEALDGLSAEQVVRCVIAYEPIWAIGTGMAATPVDANRLIALSIRGPISAAFGEATAQLIRVQYGGSVTPDNIVEFMAMPEIDGALVGGASLKPDFVDLVRRAAGTPK
- a CDS encoding DUF362 domain-containing protein; the encoded protein is MNRKNTGTASRAARPLSRRQFLHVLGPAAAAAGGSVACGRLGLWLPPATSTVPLPTEEPTMPAASTVPSATPAPTTQPASLTGVVALVATDDRAAGVRRALDILGVNPVQGRRVFFKPNFNSADPAPGSTHPEVLRAMATWMQAAGADSITLGDRSGMGDTRRVMKEIGVFDLASELGLETVVFDDLGAEGWISQPSAATHWSRGFALARPAVEAEALVMACCLKTHRYGGQFTLSLKNAVGLAAKTVPGEGYDYMQELHSSPDQRPMIAEINAAFAPALVVIDGVEAFVTGGPDSGRRVQTRVILAGSDRVALDAAGVALLRMHGTTPEVSAGPVFGQAQIARAVELGLGVNSPDGIQFVTDDPESAAYAASLEPILQAA
- a CDS encoding aldehyde dehydrogenase EutE, which codes for MLDDARIEAIIQNVMAELGRAESGPHAPSPVVDTRRPPAPAPALRHASNLFPDADSAVRAARQAYEQLRSLPLAIREQMIGLMRRTARENAQLMAQQAWQETGMGRYEDKIQKNLLNANKVPGTEILAPRSWTGDDGLTLVEYAPYGVIGAIIPSTNPTSSVLCNAIGMVAAGNAVVFNAHPGARACSNLAVQLMNEAIQEAGGPANLVCGVAEPTIATAQEIMRHPLVNLLTVTGGEAVVHEAMHSGKRAICAGPGNPPVVVDETADIDQAGRGIVRGAAFDNNIVCIDEKETFAVASIADGLKRSICAHGGFEIDASQLERLMKVIFTELPPAGTPGLMNKEFIGKNAGVLLRQIGVEVGDEIRLILVDVEGDHPLVVSEQMMPIMPMVRVRSADEGIDLAKVVEHGFRHTAVMYSKNLDNLSRMARVMDCSIFVKNGPALAGLGEGGEGFCSFTIASPTGEGITNPISFSRLRRCTLKDAFRIV